CCGCGCTGATCGCCGGATTGATGTGGCCGCGCCGCACGTGGGTGAACTACGTGCCTGGACTGGTGCTGTTGGGTCTCGTGGAGTTTCTGTTCTTGCGCAACGACCCTAAGGCGTGGCCGAGCGGCCCGTACGGATTTTGGATGAGCTTCCAAGACCCCTCAGTACTGCAGCACCGGGTCTTCGTCGTTCTCCTGCTCGTGCTGGCGATCGTCGAACTGCTGCGCGCTGCTGATCTCTTGCCGCCGTTGTTGAAGGTGTGGGCCGTGCCGGCGATCGCTGTCTTCGGCGCCGTCTATCTGTTCTTCCACACGCATGGCGGCATCGAGACGCAGCAGATGATGAAGCACATGTCTGACCCGGGCATGGCGTCCAACCCGGCGATGCAGAAGATGATCGCTTCGATGCAAGCGGTCAAGCGCGAACACGCCATCTTCTCGTTCTTAGGTTTCGGACTTGCTGCCGCGAAACTGCTCGCCGACGGCGGACTGATCAAGGGGCGCTTGGGCGCGACGCTGTGGACGTTCTTCGCGATGGCGCTTGGGATCTACATGTTCGGCTTCTACGCGGAGTAGCTCCGCAGCGGCCGCAAGCGATCGTAGAACTCCCGCAGCGTCGGAACCCTTTGCAGGTGCCCGCTCTGGCGTCCGACGACGCCGGTCGCGGCCTTTCCCCCGAGCCAGAGCTCGGTCGTATCGGGCAATGCCGCCGACAACGTGGCGACCGCTCGCCGCAGGCCAGCTTTGCTTCGGCTACGTGCCGCCCCGATCACGACGATGCGTGCGCCGACCTCCGCAGCGCTGCGTGCGATCTCCGACGAGGGCATGTTCGGGCCGAGATAATGGACGCGGATGCCCTCGGACGCTGCGAGCATGGCCGCGAGCAGGATGCCGAACTCATGCGGCTCGCCGGCGGGCGTGGCGAAAAGCACGCGGGGCGCATCCTGCGCCACCGCATATCGGCGGATGAGATTGCCCAGCACCGACCGGGCGATGGCCGAGAACAGATGCTCCTGCCCGATCTCCATCGCGCCTTTGCGCCACGCCTCGCCGATCTCGCCGAAGAGCGGCGACATCACGTCAAAGACGAACTC
Above is a genomic segment from Candidatus Eremiobacteraceae bacterium containing:
- a CDS encoding MerR family transcriptional regulator; translation: MADHRILGASKLTGLTPDTIRKWERRYGVVDPRRDTRGIRRYSEADIARLRELRSATDLGFPIGEAARLKPKELAELVRVKAPQATVSRPRTRRGHADSFTRAVLGGLQRYDGEQVDRMLAAASHLLTPAEFVFDVMSPLFGEIGEAWRKGAMEIGQEHLFSAIARSVLGNLIRRYAVAQDAPRVLFATPAGEPHEFGILLAAMLAASEGIRVHYLGPNMPSSEIARSAAEVGARIVVIGAARSRSKAGLRRAVATLSAALPDTTELWLGGKAATGVVGRQSGHLQRVPTLREFYDRLRPLRSYSA